The Methylobacterium currus genome contains a region encoding:
- a CDS encoding IS3 family transposase (programmed frameshift), translating to MGTKKHKPEEVVTKLRQVDVLVSQGQSVADAIRAIGVTEVTYYRWRKEFGGLKSDQVRRMKELETENQRLRKAIADLTLDKLILQEAAPGKLLSPARRRACIEHVRTVLTVSERRACRALGQHRSTQRKVPRGRDDEAALLADLIELARRYGRYGYRKIAALLRAAGWLVNDKRVERLWRQEGLKVPARQPKKGRLWDGDGSCVRLRPEHRDHVWSYDFVEARTHDGRKVRLLNVIDEFTRECLAIRVARKLKAPDVIDVLSDLFILRGVPAHVRSDNGPEFIAQSVQKWIAAVGAKTAYITPGSPWENGYIESFNARLRDELLNGEIFYSLREAQILIESWRRHYNGVRPHASLGYRPPAPEVFVPALPAWPAALARPAPPAKLPVVERPTVH from the exons ATGGGAACGAAGAAGCACAAGCCGGAAGAGGTCGTGACCAAGCTGCGGCAGGTGGACGTGCTGGTCTCGCAGGGGCAGAGCGTGGCTGATGCGATCCGGGCGATCGGCGTGACGGAGGTCACCTACTATCGTTGGCGCAAGGAGTTCGGCGGGCTGAAGTCCGACCAGGTGCGCCGGATGAAGGAGCTGGAGACCGAGAACCAGCGGCTGCGCAAGGCGATCGCAGATCTCACGCTCGACAAGCTGATCCTGCAGGAGGCCGCCC CGGGGAAACTTCTGAGCCCCGCGCGCCGGCGCGCCTGCATCGAGCATGTCCGGACCGTGCTGACGGTCTCCGAGCGGCGCGCCTGTCGCGCGCTCGGGCAGCATCGCTCGACGCAGCGCAAGGTGCCGCGGGGGAGAGACGACGAGGCGGCGCTGCTCGCCGACTTGATTGAGCTGGCGCGCCGGTACGGCCGCTACGGCTACCGCAAGATCGCCGCCCTGCTGCGGGCGGCGGGCTGGCTGGTCAACGACAAGCGGGTCGAGCGGCTGTGGCGGCAGGAGGGGCTCAAGGTGCCGGCTCGCCAGCCCAAGAAGGGTCGGTTGTGGGACGGGGATGGCTCCTGTGTCCGGCTGCGGCCCGAGCACCGCGATCATGTCTGGTCCTACGACTTCGTCGAGGCGCGCACGCATGACGGGCGCAAGGTCCGCCTGCTGAACGTCATCGACGAGTTCACCCGCGAGTGCCTGGCCATCCGGGTGGCGCGCAAGCTCAAGGCCCCGGACGTGATCGATGTGCTCTCGGACTTGTTCATCCTGCGTGGCGTACCTGCGCACGTTCGCTCTGACAATGGGCCGGAGTTCATCGCACAATCTGTGCAGAAGTGGATCGCCGCCGTGGGCGCAAAGACGGCCTATATCACGCCTGGCTCACCGTGGGAGAACGGCTACATCGAGAGCTTCAACGCGAGGCTACGGGACGAGTTGCTGAACGGGGAGATCTTCTACTCGCTGCGGGAGGCGCAGATCCTGATCGAGAGCTGGAGGAGACACTACAACGGAGTTCGGCCGCACGCCTCGCTCGGCTATCGCCCGCCGGCCCCGGAGGTGTTCGTGCCGGCCTTGCCCGCTTGGCCGGCTGCGCTCGCCCGACCGGCTCCGCCGGCCAAGCTACCCGTGGTGGAAAGGCCCACGGTCCACTAA
- a CDS encoding LexA family protein yields the protein MPNPPATFIWRVRGWCMKGAGIHDEDLAVVDRSLSPSSGAVVVAVVNGEMSLKRLVMTGNRLALTFDNPEMDQDFAVEDLEEGLLWGVLLFSVRWHHVKARASVAR from the coding sequence ATGCCGAACCCGCCCGCCACCTTCATCTGGCGCGTGCGCGGCTGGTGCATGAAGGGCGCCGGCATCCACGACGAGGATCTGGCTGTGGTCGACCGCTCGCTCTCGCCCTCCTCCGGTGCGGTTGTGGTCGCAGTGGTCAACGGCGAGATGAGCCTCAAGCGCCTGGTGATGACCGGCAACCGGCTGGCGCTCACGTTCGACAACCCGGAGATGGATCAGGACTTCGCCGTCGAGGATCTCGAGGAAGGCCTGCTCTGGGGCGTGCTGCTGTTCTCGGTGCGCTGGCACCACGTGAAGGCTCGGGCGAGCGTCGCGCGATGA
- a CDS encoding Y-family DNA polymerase, whose amino-acid sequence MSRAIALIDGNSFYCSCERVFDPKLTGVPVIVLSNNDGCAIARTAEAKALGIRMGEPFFKIRDLCCRQKVRVFSSNYALYGDMSARANTVYRQFAPDVEIYSIDESFLDLSDVRERDRVALARDLRSTVRQWTGLPTCVGIGPTKTLAKLANHIAKTVPELGGVCDLSDEAERAAWMVGISVGEVWGIGRASLARLTAMGVDTVADLRDLDPRPARQSLTVVGERIIHELLGRACLPLEIVPARRKGCAVTRSFSSRITERTVLEQAVAAHATRLGEKLRRDGLAVSAVTVFYHTSEHDRGDPMRSVSTVVHLPEATNDSRHLIQAALHGVAKTWKEQGPTPWRYSKAGLVTKDLVPLDGAPRPLFGALDREKSGALMAAMDACNSRFGRGSVVPARAGLVEKRAWSTKFEMRSPRFTTRVSDVPMVSAAVQ is encoded by the coding sequence ATGAGCCGGGCGATCGCGCTGATCGACGGCAACAGCTTCTACTGCTCCTGCGAGCGCGTGTTCGATCCGAAGCTCACGGGCGTGCCGGTGATCGTGCTCTCGAACAACGACGGCTGCGCCATCGCGCGGACCGCCGAGGCCAAGGCGCTCGGCATCCGCATGGGCGAGCCCTTCTTCAAGATCCGCGACCTGTGCTGCCGGCAGAAGGTGCGCGTCTTCTCCTCGAACTACGCCCTCTACGGCGACATGTCGGCCCGGGCCAACACGGTCTATCGGCAGTTCGCGCCGGACGTGGAAATCTACTCGATCGACGAGAGCTTCCTTGATCTGTCCGATGTGCGCGAGCGTGACCGGGTTGCGCTGGCGCGGGACCTGCGCTCCACGGTGCGGCAGTGGACCGGGCTGCCGACCTGCGTCGGGATCGGGCCGACGAAGACGCTCGCCAAGCTCGCCAACCACATTGCCAAGACGGTGCCCGAGCTCGGGGGCGTGTGCGACCTATCCGACGAGGCGGAGCGCGCCGCCTGGATGGTTGGGATTTCGGTGGGCGAGGTCTGGGGCATCGGGCGCGCCTCGCTGGCCCGGCTGACCGCCATGGGCGTCGACACGGTGGCGGATCTGCGCGACCTCGACCCCCGGCCAGCCCGCCAGTCGCTCACGGTGGTGGGCGAGCGGATCATCCATGAGCTGCTCGGCCGCGCCTGCTTGCCGCTCGAGATCGTACCGGCCAGGCGCAAGGGCTGCGCGGTGACCCGCTCGTTCTCGTCCCGCATCACGGAGCGGACGGTGCTCGAGCAGGCGGTGGCAGCGCATGCCACGCGGCTGGGCGAGAAGCTGCGGCGCGACGGGCTCGCGGTCTCGGCCGTGACGGTCTTCTACCACACCAGCGAACACGACCGCGGTGACCCGATGCGCTCGGTCTCGACCGTCGTGCACCTGCCCGAAGCGACGAACGACAGCCGCCACCTCATCCAGGCTGCCCTTCATGGCGTGGCGAAGACCTGGAAGGAGCAGGGGCCGACGCCCTGGCGCTACAGCAAGGCCGGGCTCGTCACGAAGGATCTGGTGCCGCTCGACGGGGCCCCCCGCCCGCTGTTCGGGGCCCTCGACCGGGAGAAGTCAGGTGCGCTGATGGCGGCGATGGATGCCTGCAACAGCCGATTCGGACGTGGTTCCGTCGTGCCGGCGAGGGCTGGTTTGGTCGAGAAGCGCGCCTGGTCGACCAAGTTCGAGATGCGCTCGCCGCGGTTCACCACGCGGGTGAGCGATGTGCCGATGGTGAGCGCAGCCGTTCAGTGA
- a CDS encoding VOC family protein, with protein MSAPVIRGVNHIGITVPDIEAAKSFLVDAFGGQVIYQSFGPQDPPRQGPDFEQAVGALPGTVVRAQAMVKIGTGADIELFEMHGPEQAPPIRASDFGLTHFALYTDDIDASVARFERAGGTPLTAPRAIPYATEKGPGNKVCYCRMPWGTTIEFITTPARMAYHDQTDLRRWQDED; from the coding sequence ATGTCCGCACCCGTCATCCGCGGCGTCAATCATATCGGCATCACGGTGCCCGACATTGAGGCGGCAAAATCGTTCCTGGTGGACGCCTTCGGCGGCCAGGTGATCTACCAGTCCTTCGGACCGCAGGATCCGCCGCGGCAGGGACCGGACTTCGAGCAGGCGGTCGGCGCATTACCCGGAACGGTCGTTCGCGCCCAGGCGATGGTCAAAATCGGCACCGGAGCCGACATCGAGCTGTTCGAGATGCACGGCCCCGAACAGGCCCCGCCGATCCGGGCGAGCGACTTCGGCCTCACGCATTTCGCGCTCTACACCGACGATATCGACGCGTCGGTTGCGCGCTTCGAGAGGGCCGGCGGCACGCCCCTGACCGCGCCGCGCGCCATTCCCTACGCGACCGAAAAAGGTCCGGGGAACAAGGTCTGCTACTGCCGAATGCCCTGGGGCACGACGATCGAATTTATCACCACACCCGCCCGCATGGCCTATCACGACCAGACGGATCTGCGGAGATGGCAGGACGAGGACTGA
- a CDS encoding alpha/beta fold hydrolase, with protein sequence MIATLQGFTQQLVPANGIKLNAVTGGAGPPILLLHGWPETWWEWHHVMPLLAEHFSVVAIDLRGAGFSDCPLDGYDKATMARDAHEVMAALGHGRYAVCGHDIGGMVALPQAAIYREAVTHLAVLDVPLPGWTGWETTTARLWHFGFHMNRDLPERLIHGREYDYVSAFMAERFYDHSTFDPADIEIYAKAMALPGRTRGGMEWYRTLAADHAAALAYKKRPLAIPVLGLGGDRRFGAQMVPMLREFASHVTGGAIARCSHYVADERPHDVAAALIDFLKAT encoded by the coding sequence ATGATCGCAACCTTGCAGGGATTCACCCAGCAACTCGTGCCGGCGAACGGCATCAAGCTCAACGCGGTCACCGGGGGCGCAGGCCCGCCGATCCTTCTGCTTCACGGCTGGCCCGAAACCTGGTGGGAATGGCACCACGTGATGCCGCTGCTAGCCGAGCATTTCAGCGTGGTGGCCATCGACCTGCGCGGCGCGGGCTTCTCCGACTGTCCTCTCGACGGCTACGACAAGGCGACAATGGCGCGCGATGCGCACGAGGTCATGGCCGCCCTCGGGCATGGGCGCTACGCGGTGTGCGGGCACGATATTGGCGGCATGGTGGCGCTGCCACAGGCTGCGATCTACCGGGAGGCGGTCACGCACCTGGCCGTGCTCGACGTGCCGCTTCCCGGCTGGACCGGATGGGAGACGACGACCGCGAGACTCTGGCACTTTGGTTTCCACATGAACCGGGACCTGCCCGAGCGCCTGATCCACGGCCGCGAATATGACTACGTATCGGCTTTCATGGCCGAGCGGTTCTACGATCACAGCACCTTCGATCCGGCGGATATCGAGATCTACGCGAAGGCGATGGCGCTTCCCGGCCGCACCCGCGGCGGCATGGAATGGTATCGCACTCTCGCCGCCGATCACGCGGCTGCCCTCGCGTACAAAAAGCGGCCGCTCGCGATCCCGGTGCTAGGCCTCGGCGGAGATCGGCGCTTCGGCGCGCAGATGGTGCCGATGCTGCGAGAGTTCGCCAGCCATGTGACGGGCGGCGCGATCGCGCGGTGCAGCCACTATGTCGCCGATGAGCGGCCGCACGATGTCGCAGCCGCCCTGATCGATTTCCTCAAAGCCACCTAA